One segment of Paenibacillus rhizovicinus DNA contains the following:
- the pqqD gene encoding pyrroloquinoline quinone biosynthesis peptide chaperone PqqD — protein MSQRPLSERPKLRSPGRIKYDKVRQMELLLLPERIVELNEAAGAILRHCDGQRTIEQIIGELEAKYNQTGLRDDIVEFFDAAAEKGWLELCK, from the coding sequence ATGAGTCAGCGGCCGCTTTCGGAACGGCCGAAACTCCGCAGTCCGGGTCGCATCAAGTACGATAAGGTCCGTCAAATGGAACTCTTGCTCTTGCCGGAAAGAATCGTCGAGCTTAACGAGGCGGCGGGAGCGATTCTCCGGCACTGCGACGGGCAGCGAACGATCGAGCAGATCATCGGGGAGCTGGAGGCGAAATACAATCAGACGGGTCTCCGGGATGATATTGTCGAATTCTTCGATGCGGCTGCCGAGAAAGGATGGCTGGAGCTATGCAAGTAA
- the pqqE gene encoding pyrroloquinoline quinone biosynthesis protein PqqE: MQVSLPYALTAELTHRCPLRCPYCSNPTELQKRENELSTDEWLSVLEQACELGVVQVHFTGGEPLLRPDLELIVRRARDLGLFVNLITSGVGLTEERVRKLSDAGIDSIQLSLQAASAELADSIAGFKAHELKRQAARRIREAGLALNMNVVLHRGNLHQLEDIIELCASWGAQRLELANTQYYGWALRNVNELLPRSEQLKQAEADYVRASERFGQQLELIWILPDYYEDFPKPCMGGWGKLSLTVAPDGRVLPCTVSSEIRSLSFENVKQRELAWIWHDSPSFNAYRGYDWMAEPCRSCERREQDYGGCRCQAFLLTGDANAADPVCTLSPHRRVITDRIKSIEAGESRTPNYAYRGG, from the coding sequence ATGCAAGTAAGCTTGCCTTACGCCTTGACCGCCGAACTCACGCATCGCTGCCCCCTCCGCTGCCCTTACTGCTCGAATCCGACCGAACTCCAGAAGAGAGAGAACGAGCTGTCGACCGACGAGTGGCTGAGCGTCTTGGAGCAAGCTTGCGAGCTTGGGGTCGTGCAGGTTCATTTCACGGGCGGAGAACCGCTTCTGCGCCCGGATTTGGAACTCATCGTCCGCCGCGCCAGGGACTTAGGTCTCTTCGTCAATCTCATCACGAGCGGCGTCGGTTTGACGGAAGAACGAGTCCGAAAGCTCTCCGATGCCGGAATCGACAGCATTCAGCTTAGCCTGCAGGCCGCGTCCGCGGAACTTGCCGATTCCATTGCCGGATTCAAGGCCCATGAACTGAAACGACAAGCCGCCCGAAGGATTCGAGAAGCCGGGCTTGCGCTTAATATGAACGTCGTGCTTCACCGGGGTAATCTCCACCAGCTCGAAGATATAATCGAGCTTTGCGCATCATGGGGGGCTCAGCGCCTTGAGTTGGCGAATACCCAGTATTATGGCTGGGCATTACGCAACGTTAATGAACTTCTTCCGCGAAGCGAGCAGCTTAAGCAAGCTGAAGCCGACTACGTCCGGGCAAGCGAGCGCTTTGGCCAACAACTTGAACTTATATGGATCTTACCTGATTATTACGAGGATTTCCCGAAGCCCTGCATGGGCGGATGGGGCAAACTTTCGTTAACGGTTGCTCCGGACGGACGGGTACTGCCCTGCACGGTGTCATCGGAAATACGGAGCCTGTCTTTCGAAAATGTAAAGCAGCGGGAACTGGCCTGGATTTGGCATGATTCGCCTTCTTTTAACGCCTATCGAGGCTATGATTGGATGGCGGAGCCATGCCGAAGCTGCGAGCGGCGCGAGCAGGATTACGGAGGCTGCCGCTGCCAGGCCTTTCTGTTGACAGGCGATGCGAATGCCGCGGATCCCGTTTGCACGCTGTCTCCGCATCGGAGGGTGATTACGGATCGGATCAAATCCATCGAGGCCGGCGAATCTCGGACTCCTAATTATGCTTATCGTGGCGGGTGA
- a CDS encoding dipeptidase, whose amino-acid sequence MRIFDAHCDVLSKLLERPELDFVHGPEGLDVTLERMLSSGIGVQNFAVYLPQRWSNEFRYVLDSIDLFHERILSLPQMQFIRTKSDLARVTNGDRIGALLSLEGVDSLHGNLAYLRILYHLGVRTVGITWNRANWAADGVLEPRKGGFTAAGTDLIKECNRLGLIMDVSHLSEKGFWELAEATRKPVIASHSNASAISPRLRNLSDAQIGSIVQTGGVMGITFVPPFVSDVQPVSIDRILLHIDHVCALGGKRHIGFGSDFDGIQEWIVGLEHAGHYDKLVNLLLKHYREDDVKLFVFGNWHRFYMDHLPEE is encoded by the coding sequence TTGAGGATATTTGACGCGCATTGCGACGTGCTCAGCAAGCTGCTGGAACGTCCCGAACTCGATTTTGTCCACGGTCCCGAAGGACTGGACGTTACGCTCGAACGAATGCTGTCATCGGGCATCGGTGTACAAAATTTTGCCGTGTATTTGCCGCAGCGTTGGTCTAACGAGTTTAGGTATGTGCTGGATAGCATCGACTTGTTCCATGAACGTATCCTCTCCCTTCCGCAAATGCAGTTTATTCGCACGAAATCCGATCTGGCGCGCGTAACGAACGGAGACCGGATCGGAGCACTGCTTTCCCTGGAAGGCGTGGATTCGCTTCATGGAAACTTGGCGTATCTTCGTATTCTTTATCATCTCGGCGTAAGGACTGTCGGCATCACTTGGAACCGCGCCAATTGGGCGGCGGACGGCGTCCTGGAACCGAGAAAAGGCGGCTTTACCGCGGCGGGAACGGACTTGATCAAGGAATGCAACCGGCTGGGCTTGATTATGGACGTCTCCCATCTCTCCGAGAAAGGCTTCTGGGAACTCGCCGAAGCGACCCGGAAGCCCGTCATCGCTTCCCACTCCAACGCAAGTGCGATTAGCCCCCGTCTAAGGAATTTGTCGGATGCCCAGATTGGCTCCATCGTACAAACCGGCGGCGTCATGGGCATCACGTTCGTTCCTCCGTTCGTGAGCGACGTACAACCGGTTTCCATCGATCGCATTCTGCTGCATATCGATCATGTGTGCGCATTGGGCGGGAAGCGCCATATCGGTTTCGGTTCCGATTTCGACGGCATTCAAGAATGGATCGTCGGCTTGGAGCACGCGGGACATTACGACAAGCTCGTGAATCTGCTGTTGAAACATTACCGGGAGGACGATGTGAAGCTCTTCGTATTCGGCAACTGGCACCGATTCTATATGGACCACTTGCCGGAGGAATAG
- a CDS encoding carboxypeptidase-like regulatory domain-containing protein, translating to MMTRIIKAGLFVLLSLVAAFSPDSRSYANAQAEEHQATEHQATEHQAKQHQAKQHQAKQHQAHLVLEQTAFVVKAWRNDGSHLVTVRGKLTWSGRPVANALLQTGTQGRNIRTGEDGSFELLVDRSLIACKLVRVTSLHEARVDGKPVGQEAVDAILSASSTISVYHPIIVTEVEPSDKNADKIKVHASIASETGDKISFFQADKYRIAGEVGDADGNPIKDAFVWIDRESGEGFAKSTPTDKQGRYEMYYWPEEEGANLTVFVGTRRYALPAGKVLMLPRNTSVNIRIRLPKEGLVIDDRPPMLVCTTAMGATYTGLLAGLDVPPGTSYSLTIPDQNGRFVLTVPKAIWDKHPRFFETRLTKFVGQEKILKAGDMLPVDFVQPSQTDPRIVASRS from the coding sequence ATGATGACAAGAATAATCAAAGCGGGATTGTTCGTGCTCCTTTCCTTGGTCGCGGCGTTCTCGCCAGATTCACGTTCATATGCGAACGCGCAAGCTGAAGAACATCAAGCTACAGAACATCAAGCTACAGAACATCAAGCCAAACAACATCAAGCTAAACAACATCAAGCTAAACAACATCAAGCCCATCTCGTGCTTGAACAGACGGCATTTGTCGTCAAGGCATGGAGAAACGACGGCTCCCACCTGGTTACAGTCAGGGGCAAGCTGACTTGGAGCGGGCGGCCAGTCGCGAATGCTCTCCTGCAAACCGGCACGCAAGGAAGGAACATCCGCACCGGAGAGGACGGCTCCTTCGAGCTGCTCGTGGACCGTAGTCTGATCGCCTGCAAACTCGTTCGGGTGACGTCGCTCCATGAGGCGAGGGTCGATGGCAAGCCTGTCGGCCAAGAAGCGGTTGATGCAATCCTGTCTGCCTCCTCGACGATTAGCGTCTATCATCCGATTATCGTGACAGAGGTAGAGCCATCGGACAAGAATGCGGACAAGATCAAGGTACACGCCAGCATCGCGAGCGAGACCGGCGACAAGATTTCTTTCTTCCAGGCTGACAAATATCGGATCGCAGGTGAAGTGGGGGATGCTGACGGCAATCCAATAAAGGACGCATTCGTGTGGATTGACCGGGAAAGCGGGGAGGGCTTTGCCAAATCGACGCCTACCGATAAGCAGGGGAGATACGAAATGTATTACTGGCCGGAAGAGGAAGGCGCGAATCTTACCGTATTCGTCGGCACCCGCCGATATGCGCTGCCTGCGGGCAAGGTGTTGATGCTTCCGCGGAATACAAGCGTAAACATTCGGATTCGCTTGCCCAAGGAAGGCTTGGTGATCGACGACCGGCCTCCGATGCTTGTCTGCACGACAGCAATGGGAGCGACGTATACCGGCCTGCTGGCCGGACTAGACGTGCCCCCCGGGACTTCATATTCCTTGACGATACCCGATCAGAACGGCCGATTCGTGCTGACGGTGCCTAAAGCGATATGGGATAAGCACCCGCGGTTCTTCGAGACGCGACTGACGAAATTCGTCGGTCAGGAGAAGATACTGAAGGCGGGGGACATGCTGCCCGTCGATTTTGTGCAGCCGAGCCAGACAGACCCGAGAATAGTAGCGTCGAGATCCTAA
- a CDS encoding pyrroloquinoline quinone-dependent dehydrogenase has product MKKTHAKSGAAVALLLVLTACSGQNNNNNNTTPETTPNETGSNAPANNNTTTGATGKTFENWGSYGYSLDNNRHVPFKEITADNVKDLGVIWSADLKTLDPDVKNGNQSYPVVVDGVVYITTAGNQVFALDAVTGKTIWHWKPTAEQAAGFSKAGIISNRGVAVGEGKVFMLAVDNSLVSLDQKTGELVKMIKLSDHIDGVTIENGYYETTAPQYYKGNVYIGSSGSDNGIRGFVAAFKASDLTPAWDSPFWTVPPKGQDWLANSKFQGGGAVWDPVAIDEATDMMYFATGNPAPDFYGANRPGDNPNTDSVVAVNAMTGKLAWAKQEVSHDMWDYDAAASPMIINAKVKGATKKLVVQGGKSGLWFAWDAATGADVWNGVPFTKIDKKEVTPEGTISYPGVLGGENYAPETYDPASNYVLIPAIEQPSLYKSAKSEAEAGTPDFPGAAAFGTGYSEVPNVTGYGTVTAINVDTGKQAYQIKTKDTQRGGLTSTDTGLAFFGELDGKINALDIKGGKVIWTFQTSGDNIQAAPSIFTVDNKEYMVFTTGGSKPKVHVFGLGGDKTQGQAGKAETGGGHEAQ; this is encoded by the coding sequence TTGAAAAAAACGCATGCAAAAAGCGGCGCGGCGGTGGCGTTATTGTTGGTTCTTACCGCTTGTTCCGGACAGAACAATAACAACAATAATACGACTCCCGAGACGACGCCGAACGAGACCGGTTCGAATGCGCCTGCCAACAACAACACCACCACCGGGGCGACCGGCAAGACCTTTGAAAATTGGGGCTCCTACGGGTATTCGCTGGACAATAACCGCCATGTCCCTTTCAAAGAGATCACCGCGGATAACGTCAAGGATTTAGGCGTCATTTGGTCCGCGGACCTGAAGACGCTCGACCCGGACGTCAAGAACGGCAACCAATCGTATCCCGTCGTCGTCGACGGCGTTGTCTACATAACGACGGCCGGCAATCAGGTGTTCGCGTTAGATGCCGTGACCGGGAAGACCATATGGCATTGGAAACCTACAGCCGAGCAAGCAGCAGGGTTCTCTAAAGCGGGGATCATCTCGAATCGCGGCGTTGCCGTAGGCGAAGGCAAAGTATTCATGCTTGCGGTCGATAACTCGCTGGTCTCACTGGATCAGAAGACCGGCGAATTGGTGAAAATGATCAAGCTTTCCGACCATATCGATGGGGTTACGATCGAGAACGGGTACTACGAGACGACGGCTCCCCAATATTACAAGGGCAACGTCTATATCGGCAGCAGCGGAAGCGACAACGGCATTCGGGGCTTCGTGGCCGCGTTCAAGGCTAGCGATTTGACGCCGGCATGGGATTCTCCGTTCTGGACCGTGCCGCCGAAGGGACAAGATTGGCTGGCGAACAGCAAGTTCCAAGGAGGAGGGGCGGTATGGGATCCCGTTGCGATCGACGAAGCAACCGACATGATGTACTTCGCGACGGGTAATCCGGCCCCGGATTTCTATGGCGCTAATCGCCCGGGAGATAATCCGAATACCGACTCGGTCGTGGCCGTCAACGCGATGACCGGCAAGCTCGCATGGGCCAAGCAAGAGGTCAGCCATGACATGTGGGATTATGACGCGGCGGCTTCGCCGATGATCATCAACGCGAAGGTTAAAGGCGCGACGAAGAAACTGGTCGTGCAAGGCGGCAAGTCCGGCTTATGGTTCGCCTGGGATGCCGCTACCGGTGCTGATGTCTGGAACGGCGTTCCGTTCACCAAGATCGATAAGAAAGAAGTCACGCCCGAAGGAACGATCAGCTATCCGGGCGTACTCGGCGGAGAGAATTATGCGCCGGAAACCTACGATCCCGCGTCGAATTACGTCTTGATTCCGGCCATCGAACAGCCTTCGCTCTATAAATCGGCGAAGTCCGAAGCGGAAGCCGGAACCCCGGACTTCCCCGGCGCTGCAGCATTCGGCACCGGATATTCGGAGGTGCCGAACGTGACGGGATACGGTACGGTTACCGCGATCAACGTGGATACCGGCAAGCAAGCGTACCAGATCAAGACGAAGGATACGCAGCGCGGCGGCTTGACGAGCACGGATACGGGACTTGCCTTCTTCGGCGAGTTGGACGGCAAGATCAACGCGCTTGATATTAAGGGCGGCAAAGTGATTTGGACGTTCCAAACCTCCGGCGATAACATTCAAGCCGCTCCGTCGATCTTCACGGTCGATAACAAAGAATACATGGTCTTCACCACGGGCGGATCGAAGCCGAAAGTGCATGTATTCGGACTCGGCGGCGACAAGACGCAAGGTCAGGCCGGCAAAGCCGAAACTGGCGGAGGCCATGAAGCGCAATAA
- a CDS encoding cupredoxin domain-containing protein, translated as MKLTIAKLCLFALIALLGLSACGKSSNNTNNNAPSNQTPAAGGATKEITVNAVDWSYSEPEIKANVGDTLKITLHNEKGVHGLQSEDLGVDLKDGETATVKLDKAGTYEFHCNIQCGQGHDNMVGQIIVQ; from the coding sequence ATGAAACTGACAATTGCCAAGCTGTGTCTATTCGCGTTAATCGCCCTGCTCGGTCTTAGCGCATGCGGCAAATCGAGCAACAATACGAACAACAACGCACCTTCGAACCAAACACCGGCAGCCGGAGGAGCCACGAAGGAAATCACCGTGAATGCCGTCGACTGGTCGTACAGCGAACCCGAGATCAAAGCTAATGTAGGGGATACGCTCAAGATTACCTTGCATAACGAAAAAGGCGTTCACGGGCTGCAGAGCGAGGATCTTGGCGTGGATCTGAAGGATGGCGAAACGGCGACGGTCAAACTGGATAAAGCCGGAACGTACGAGTTTCATTGCAACATCCAGTGCGGACAAGGCCACGACAACATGGTGGGGCAAATTATCGTCCAATAA
- a CDS encoding lmo0937 family membrane protein, translated as MLWGVFVILIVLWLLGFSFHIAGGLIHILLVIALIALIYNLVAGRRSR; from the coding sequence ATGCTATGGGGCGTATTCGTAATTCTGATTGTGCTATGGCTGCTGGGCTTTAGCTTTCACATCGCTGGCGGATTAATCCACATCCTTCTTGTCATCGCGCTCATCGCACTGATCTATAATCTGGTTGCGGGCAGAAGAAGCCGTTAA